One window of Trifolium pratense cultivar HEN17-A07 linkage group LG5, ARS_RC_1.1, whole genome shotgun sequence genomic DNA carries:
- the LOC123885927 gene encoding glutathione S-transferase T3-like, translating into MDPNQWNPYFNYFQNPTGDTSQNFQMCQRPPVPIGDGSQNPQPFMFQSPPFSTGNNSQYPRPFMFQPSPTNISSQYTHSTGTNDVVESPNVESESPIGSTTDSQVPVFSTQVGLENITFAEGENSTQKKQRVRFLEEEDKLVIQTWLNVSKDSVVGNDQKSDCFWGRIKDRYNNYRGSLIAREWSTLKSRWHLLNKHCQWFCGSYKLAVANKKSGQSETDIMDEARKLFAQVHHQRFTMEHAWRLLKDEPKWKGQEMNNSSKRSKTSSTGTYSSTSNPENPIDCSEYNSATQTDRPLGQKAAKRKGKGKETLYFV; encoded by the coding sequence ATGGATCCCAACCAATGGAATCcttatttcaattattttcaaaatccaACCGGTGATActtctcaaaattttcaaatgtgTCAACGACCACCGGTCCCTATTGGCGACGGTTCTCAAAATCCTCAACCTTTTATGTTTCAATCACCACCATTCTCTACTGGCAACAATTCTCAATATCCCCGACCTTTTATGTTTCAACCATCGCCAACCAACATCAGTAGCCAATATACACATTCAACGGGTACCAACGACGTTGTAGAGTCTCCTAACGTTGAATCAGAATCACCAATTGGTTCCACTACAGATTCTCAGGTACCAGTGTTCTCCACTCAGGTTGGTCTAGAAAATATTACTTTTGCGGAAGGAGAGaattctacccaaaaaaaacAACGTGTCAGGTTcttagaagaagaagataaattGGTTATTCAGACATGGCTTAACGTTTCCAAAGATTCAGTTGTGGGAAATGACCAAAAATCAGATTGTTTTTGGggtagaatcaaagatagatatAACAACTATCGTGGATCACTTATAGCGAGAGAGTGGTCTACACTCAAATCTCGATGGCATCTATTGAATAAACATTGTCAATGGTTTTGCGGAAGCTACAAACTAGCCGTTGCTAACAAGAAAAGTGGACAGTCCGAGACCGACATCATGGATGAGGCACGTAAACTTTTTGCACAAGTACATCATCAACGTTTCACAATGGAGCACGCGTGGAGGTTGTTGAAGGATGAACCTAAATGGAAAGGACAAGAAATGAACAACTCTTCAAAGAGATCAAAGACATCCTCTACCGGGACATATTCATCAACATCTAATCCAGAAAATCCTATTGATTGTTCAGAATACAACAGTGCAACTCAGACGGACCGCCCATTGGGACAAAAGGCGGCAAAAAGGAAGGGCAAGGGAAAAGAAACTttgtattttgtttaa
- the LOC123884795 gene encoding uncharacterized protein LOC123884795, producing MMAEKYKSVKILSAFEVEEKMELGLCLLCDEIFTRDHASKHKRIRFKVVEMDEERDNDFNHHIPAPFSCPPKSLLHSDSTTVFSNSTLSDDCTKKAQLEEKVVADSNLEMNTEMKSLDHDSSFLNYSSAVPRLSLQVFNHMPTMQQLKSTSLNQKPTMTGSIPLSKGKNQTFQSAQQHSSPSNLQLLSKVKIKPLSSNTIDVSAQSISLNLNKLKCFDPGGMISLLFPPISSVFISVQFPSTMSLPIPPEPPDWVAVQSSSLNFSLLVTTAKHFSMLQSSLQLFDEMPKGHIAVWSVIINRCMDNEQAVEFDLSKGINRMCIMPSHYTLFNMLSLYYWEFWYFGRHAHYEAEVTMNFILELKVRKHPDNYEDDFNINEYGCCLYRMSGTLPCDRCPATNHSRCIGVMDSWFLHNNCEFCLLILEDLKGKHKPIYYSPHNAYSRVFQEWHMLGDSRNCFELSCVGRICMRTDVRHKKSHNQIGWKWKKVSSVLFLKQMSPIIIFHREMIMPKESNGLISTLILEANGVVNFNDKFLNISIFIPNQEAYHDKSQPYWKITPITFTSDMKMLPLECCDLSFGNWGLNSLSSVLHNFSKLQMDFLIFGKKFVLRGVKPLVSKLIHISYAQAIPHSVQLCCVYMDSFNNNSELPTCNIHMVIEMQHVHTWSCLNGFFYDECSSIMAKSHCYFGDRADGRCVYCVSKRKMIYKGSFHAPKVLTNLKDWQPKNGSRKVATNVSFVVAILHRKMINRGNVRDAKVLSKWKVLPLKHGTCDCSSLRTRMFEGEGIVMGNKYHELSSLF from the exons ATGATGGCTGAAAAATACAAATCCGTGAAAATTTTGAGTGCTTTCGAAGTGGAAGAGAAGATGGAATTGGGTTTATGTTTATTATGCGATGAAATTTTTACTCGAGATCATGCATCGAAGCATAAGCGCATTCGATTCAAAGTAGTAGAGATGGATGAGGAACGGGATAATGATTTTAACCACCACATCCCAGCTCCCTTTTCATGTCCACCAAAATCACTTTTACACTCCGATTCAACGACAGTTTTCTCTAATTCGACATTGTCCGATGATTGCACAAAGAAGGCACAGCTTGAAGAAAAAGTTGTGGCAGATTCAAATTTAGAGATGAACACAGAGATGAAGAGTCTTGACCACGACTCTTCTTTCTTAAACTATAGTAGCGCGGTTCCGAGGCTGTCACTCCAAGTGTTTAACCATATGCCCACAATGCAGCAGTTGAAATCCACATCGTTGAACCAAAAACCAACTATGACAGGATCTATCCCACTCTCAAAAGGTAAAAATCAAACCTTCCAATCTGCACAACAACATTCATCACCATCCAATCTGCAACTCTTGAGTAAGGTAAAAATCAAACCACTGTCATCTAACACAATTGATGTGTCTGCACAATCAATTTCTCTAAACCTCAACAAGCTCAAATGTTTTGATCCCGGTGGAATGATTTCTCTCTTGTTTCCTCCAATTTCTTCTGTTTTTATTTCGGTTCAATTTCCATCAACAATGTCATTGCCAATACCTCCAGAACCACCTGATTGGGTTGCGGTTCAATCATCGTCACTCAATTTTTCTCTGTTGGTTACTACTGCAAAGCATTTTTCAATGTTGCAAAGTTCCCTCCaactgtttgatgaaatgccaaAGGGCCACATAGCTGTTTGGAGTGTCATCATCAATAGATGCATGGATAATGAGCAagctgttgaatttgatttgTCCAAAGGCATTAATAGGATGTGTATTATGCCTAGTCACTATACCTTATTCAATATGTTGAGTTTATACTATTGGGAGTTTTGGTATTTTGGAAGACACGCTCATTATGAAGCTGAGGTAactatgaattttattttagaattaaagGTTAGGAAACATCCAGATAATTATGAAGATGATTTTAACATAAATGAATATGGATGTTGTCTTTATAGAATGAGTGGAACCTTACCTTGTGATAGATGTCCTGCTACTAATCATTCAAGGTGCATAGGGGTGATGGATTCATGGTTTCTGCACAATAACTGTGAATTTTGTCTTCTAATTTTAGAGGATTTAAAGGGAAAACACAAACCAATTTATTATAGCCCACACAATGCTTACAGCAGGGTATTTCAAGAGTGGCACATGCTTGGTGATAGTAGAAATTGCTTTGAGCTTTCTTGTGTTGGCCGCATATGCATGAGAACTGATGTTAGACATAAGAAAAGTCACAATCAAATTGGTTGGAAATGGAAAAAGGTTAGTTCGGTATTGTTTTTAAAGCAAATGTCACccataattatttttcataGAGAAATGATCATGCCAAAGGAATCAAATGGTCTCATTAGTACTCTAATATTGGAAGCAAATGGGGTTGTGAACTTTAATGATAAATTTCTGAATATTAGCATTTTTATTCCTAACCAAGAGGCCTATCATGATAAATCTCAACCATATTGGAAGATAACACCAATTACTTTCACATCAGATATGAAGATGTTACCTCTGGAATGTTGTGATTTAAGTTTTGGAAATTGGGGGCTAAACTCACTTAGCTCAGTTCTTCATAACTTCTCTAAGCTTCAAATGGactttttaatatttggaaAGAAGTTTGTATTGAGGGGAGTTAAACCTCTAGTCAGTAAATTGATTCACATATCATATGCTCAAGCGATCCCACATAGCGTTCAACTGTGTTGTGTGTACATGGATAGTTTCAACAATAATTCGGAACTTCCTACTTGCAATATTCACATGGTAATTGAAATGCAACATGTTCACACTTGGAGCTGCTTGAATGGTTTTTTTTATGACGAGTGTAGTTCTATTATGGCAAAAAGTCATTGTTATTTTGGTGACAGGGCAGATGGCAGATGTGTTTATTGTGTTTCTAAG AGGAAGATGATCTACAAGGGTAGTTTTCATGCTCCTAAAGTTTTAACCAACTTGAAGGATTGGCAACCGAAGAATGGATCGCGGAAGGTTGCTACTAATGTTAGTTTTGTTGTGGCTATTCTACATAGGAAGATGATTAATAGAGGAAATGTTCGAGATGCTAAAGTTCTAAGCAAATGGAAAGTGTTGCCTCTTAAACACGGCACTTGTGATTGTtcatccttgaggacaaggatgtTTGAAGGGGAGGGTATTGTAATGGGAAATAAATATCATGAATTAAGTAGTTTATTTTAA
- the LOC123884796 gene encoding L-2-hydroxyglutarate dehydrogenase, mitochondrial yields the protein MLKKTIHTLEQKFTSSSSRTCDVHMKWNNLFRNWVRNLSSNTQNDTTTSYSVPREKVDCIVIGAGVVGIAVARALALKGREVIVIESAPSFGNGTSSRNSEVVHAGIYYPRHSFKATFCVRGREMLYKYCSEHDIPHEQTGKLIVATRSSEIPKLNDILNRGIQNGVDGLKMMEGVDAMKMEPELQCVKAILSSLSGIVDSHSLMLSLVGEAENNRTIFTYNSTVIGGHIDGNEISLHISETKSLKEWNGTSILQPELVLVPKLVVNSAGLSAPALAKRFTGLQNRVVPPAYYARGCYFTLSNTKAAPFKHLIYPIPEDGGLGVHVTLDLNGQVKFGPDVEWIDGVDDISSFQNEFDYSVNANRAEKFYPEIRKYYPNLKDGSLEPGYSGIRPKLSGPYQSPVDFVIQGEDIHGVSGLINLFGIESPGLTSSLAIADFISTKFL from the exons ATGTTGAAGAAAACAATTCATACGTTGGAACAAAAAttcacatcatcatcatcaagaaCATGTGATGTTCATATGAAATGGAACAACTTATTTAGGAATTGGGTCAGAAACCTTAGTAGTAACACACAAAATGACACAACAACCTCGTACTCTGTCCCAAGGGAGAAAGTTGATTGTATAGTGATAGGAGCTGGTGTGGTTGGAATAGCAGTTGCAAGAGCACTAGCACTCAAGGGTAGAGAGGTAATTGTCATTGAATCAGCACCTAGTTTTGGTAATGGAACTAGTTCAAGAAACAGTGAAGTTGTTCATGCTGGAATTTATTATCCTCGTCATTCTTTTAAG GCAACTTTTTGTGTAAGAGGAAGAGAAATGTTATACAAGTATTGCTCAGAGCATGATATTCCACATGAACAAACTGGTAAGCTTATAGTAGCTACTCGATCCTCTGAGATTCCAAAGCTAAATGATATTTTGAATCGTGGTATTCAGAATGGAGTTGATGGTTTGAAGATGATGGAAGGTGTTGATGCCATGAAAATGGAACCTGAATTGCAATGTGTGAAAGCAATACTATCATCTCTATCAGGAATTGTCGATTCGCATTCTTTAATGCTTTCTTTAGTG GGGGAAGCTGAAAATAACAGAACAATATTCACATATAATTCAACTGTCATTGGTGGTCATATAGACGGAAATGAGATTAGTCTCCATATATCAGAAACCAAGAGTCTTAAAGAATGGAATGGAACATCAATTTTGCAACCAGAACTAGTACTTGTTCCTAAACTTGTAGTAAACTCTGCAGGTCTAAGTGCACCTGCCCTTGCAAAAAGATTTACCGGCCTACAAAATAGAGTTGTTCCTCCAGCGTATTATGCGCGCGGTTGCTACTTCACATTGTCGAATACTAAAGCTGCTCCATTCAAACATTTGATATATCCTATACCGGAAGATGGTGGACTTGGAGTGCATGTTACTTTAGACTTGAACGGTCAGGTTAAGTTTGGTCCGGATGTTGAATGGATTGATGGTGTTGATGATATCTCAAGCTTTCAAAATGA GTTTGACTATTCGGTAAATGCAAATCGCGCTgagaagttttatccagagatAAGAAAGTACTACCCGAATCTAAAAGATGGATCTTTGGAACCAGGATATTCGGGGATACGGCCAAAACTTTCTGGACCCTATCAGTCACCTGTTGATTTTGTAATACAG GGAGAGGACATTCATGGGGTATCTGGTCTTATTAATCTTTTTGGAATTGAGTCACCTGGTTTAACATCAAGCTTGGCAATTGCAGATTTTATTTCTACTAAATTTTTGTGA
- the LOC123885665 gene encoding SEC12-like protein 1, whose amino-acid sequence MENDVGSPQGPVTCGSWIRRPENLNLVVLGRSKRGNSCPSLLQIFSFDPKTVSLSTSPLANYVLEAEEGDPVAIAVHPSGDEFMCSLSNGSCKLFVLYGHEANVKLLAKELTHLQGIGSQTCITFSVDGSKFAAGGLDGHLKIMEWPSMHTILDEPKAHKSVRDMDFSLDSEFLASTSTDGSARIWKIEDGVPLITLSRNSDEKIELCRFSKDGTKPFLFCAVQKGDKSLTGVWDMSSWNKIGHKRLLRKFASVMSISHDGKYLSLGSKDGDICVVEVKKMQIHHYSKRLHLGTTIATLEFCPSERVVLTTSVEWGALVTKLNVPKDWKEWQIYLVLLGLFLVSAVAFYIFFENSDSFWGFPTGKDQRPKFKPITRDPQSFDDQNVWGPVDM is encoded by the exons ATGGAGAATGATGTTGGGTCACCTCAGGGTCCGGTTACTTGCGGGTCATGGATTCGGAGACCCGAAAATCTCAACCTAGTTGTTCTTGGAAGGTCTAAGCGTGGAAATTCTTGTCCTTCTTTACTCCAGATTTTCTCATTCGACCCTAAAACTGTTTCTTTGTCTACTTCCCCTCTG GCCAATTATGTGTTAGAAGCAGAAGAAGGCGATCCTGTTGCTATTGCTGTGCACCCTAGTGGTGATGAGTTTATGTGCTCTTTGAGCAATGGTAGTTGCAA ATTGTTTGTGCTGTATGGTCATGAAGCAAACGTGAAGCTGCTCGCCAAGGAACTAACACATCTACAGGGTATTGGATCCCAGACATGTATTACTTTTAGTGTTGATGGATCTAAATTCGCTGCTGGTGGGTTG GATGGACATCTCAAAATTATGGAGTGGCCTAGCATGCACACAATTTTGGATGAACCAAAAGCACACAAATCTGTCCGGGATATGGATTTTAG TCTAGACTCAGAATTTCTAGCTTCAACTTCTACCGATGGTTCAGCAAGAATCTGGAAGATTGAAGATGGTGTTCCTTTGATTACTTTGTCTCGCAACTCG gatgaaaaaattgaattatgtcGATTTTCCAAGGACGGAACCAAACCGTTTTTATTTTGTGCCGTTCAAAAAG GGGACAAGTCTCTCACTGGAGTTTGGGACATGAGCTCATGGAACAAAATTGGGCATAAGAGGCTGCTTAGAAAGTTTGCTTCAGTAATGTCCATTAGCCACGACGGGAAATACCTTTCTCT GGGAAGTAAAGACGGAGACATTTGTGTAGTTGAAGTAAAAAAGATGCAGATACACCATTATAGTAAGAGACTACACCTCGGTACAACTATTGCAACCTTGGAGTTCTGTCCTAGTGAAAG GGTTGTACTTACAACCTCGGTAGAATGGGGAGCATTGGTCACTAAACTGAATGTACctaaagattggaaag AGTGGCAAATCTACTTGGTGCTTTTAGGACTATTTTTAGTGTCAGCAGTTGCATTTTACATATTCTTCGAGAATTCTGATTCATTTTGGGGATTTCCAACGGGAAAAGACCAAAGACCAAAGTTTAAACCAATTACAAGAGACCCTCAATCATTTGATGATCAAAATGTTTGGGGACCGGTAGACATGTGA